Proteins from a genomic interval of Micromonospora sp. NBC_00389:
- a CDS encoding ABC transporter substrate-binding protein: MPHRARTIAVAVLAAASTVLATAGCSGAGGGGDAGGAKTINVLMVNNPQMMDIQKLTADNFTKRTGITVNYTVLPENDVRDKISQEFSSQAGQYDVATISNFEVPFYAKNGWLTPLDDHVAKDSAFNQADILPPMTASLTAADGKLYAEPFYGESSFLMYRKDVFAAKGLTMPEKPTWQQVADLAAKADGAQPGMKGICLRGQPGWGQLFAPLTTVVNTFGGTWFTKDWQAQVNSPEFTQATKFYVDLVRKHGEAGAPQAGFTECLNNFIQGKVAMWYDATSAAGSIEASSSPVAGKAGYALAPVNRTASSGWLYTWAWGIQKASKNADNAWKFISWASSSEYEQLVGSQLGWAKVPDGKRASLYANPQYQQAAAAFYKVTEQAITTADPSNPGVQPRPAPGIQFVGIPEFTDLGTQVSQGVSSAIAGRTSVEQALADGQRLAEQVAEKYRGK; this comes from the coding sequence GTGCCTCATCGTGCCCGAACAATCGCCGTCGCCGTCCTGGCGGCCGCCTCCACCGTCCTGGCAACCGCCGGCTGTAGCGGCGCCGGTGGCGGAGGTGACGCCGGCGGCGCAAAGACGATCAACGTCCTCATGGTCAACAACCCGCAGATGATGGACATCCAGAAGCTGACCGCGGACAACTTCACCAAGCGGACCGGCATCACGGTCAACTACACGGTGCTGCCGGAGAACGACGTCCGCGACAAGATCAGTCAGGAGTTCTCCAGCCAGGCCGGCCAGTACGACGTCGCCACCATCAGCAACTTCGAGGTGCCGTTCTACGCGAAGAACGGTTGGCTGACCCCGCTGGACGACCACGTCGCCAAGGACAGCGCGTTCAACCAGGCCGATATCCTGCCGCCGATGACCGCGTCGCTGACCGCGGCCGACGGCAAGCTGTACGCGGAGCCGTTCTACGGCGAGTCCTCCTTCCTCATGTATCGCAAGGACGTGTTCGCCGCCAAGGGCCTGACGATGCCCGAGAAGCCGACCTGGCAGCAGGTCGCCGACCTGGCCGCGAAGGCCGACGGAGCACAGCCCGGCATGAAGGGCATCTGCCTGCGTGGCCAGCCGGGTTGGGGCCAGCTCTTCGCGCCGCTGACAACGGTGGTGAACACCTTCGGCGGGACCTGGTTCACGAAGGACTGGCAGGCTCAGGTCAACTCCCCGGAGTTCACCCAGGCCACCAAGTTCTACGTGGACCTCGTGCGTAAGCACGGTGAGGCTGGCGCGCCGCAGGCCGGCTTCACCGAGTGCCTGAACAACTTCATCCAGGGCAAGGTCGCCATGTGGTACGACGCCACCTCCGCCGCCGGGTCCATCGAGGCCAGCTCCTCGCCGGTCGCCGGCAAGGCCGGGTACGCCCTGGCTCCGGTGAACCGGACGGCCAGCTCCGGCTGGCTCTACACCTGGGCCTGGGGCATCCAGAAGGCCAGCAAGAACGCGGACAACGCGTGGAAGTTCATCTCCTGGGCGTCCAGCTCCGAGTACGAGCAGTTGGTCGGCAGCCAGCTTGGCTGGGCCAAGGTGCCGGACGGCAAGCGGGCCTCGTTGTACGCCAACCCGCAGTACCAGCAGGCGGCGGCCGCCTTCTACAAGGTGACCGAGCAGGCCATCACCACCGCCGACCCGAGCAACCCGGGAGTGCAGCCGCGGCCGGCACCCGGCATCCAGTTCGTCGGCATCCCGGAGTTCACCGACCTCGGCACCCAGGTCTCCCAGGGCGTCAGCTCGGCGATCGCCGGCCGGACCTCCGTCGAACAGGCGCTCGCCGACGGGCAACGGCTCGCCGAGCAGGTCGCCGAGAAGTACCGCGGCAAGTAA
- a CDS encoding ABC transporter ATP-binding protein produces MTAEVPAGGVAVTCHRLIHIYSTSTGDVVALSGVDLQISAGEMLALVGPSGSGKSTLVAILGGLMQPSAGRVYVGEHDLSRLSTTALAALRGTTVGTVLQGAERNLLPYVSLSRNIWLAQRPAARLAGRRLDPPEAILDLVGLADAGARRVGDLTPGQRQRAALAQGLAAGPGLLLVDEPTSQLDGAGRDEVLAALATINSERGTTVVVVTHDGDVGARLGRAVTIRDGRVGAEGRDGRDFAVVAGDGTIQLPPETLAAFPAGTLFTVDHTEESITLRATANPSSAGRQEMATSSDQPGHVD; encoded by the coding sequence ATGACCGCCGAGGTGCCCGCAGGGGGCGTAGCGGTCACCTGCCACCGGCTGATCCACATCTACTCCACGAGCACCGGTGACGTGGTCGCGCTCTCCGGCGTGGACCTGCAGATCTCCGCCGGCGAGATGCTGGCGCTGGTCGGCCCGTCCGGCTCGGGCAAGTCCACTCTGGTGGCGATCCTCGGCGGGCTCATGCAGCCCAGCGCCGGGCGGGTGTACGTGGGCGAGCACGACCTGTCCCGGCTCTCCACGACCGCCCTGGCCGCCCTGCGCGGGACCACGGTGGGCACGGTGTTGCAGGGCGCCGAACGCAACCTGCTGCCGTACGTGTCGCTGTCGCGCAACATCTGGTTGGCCCAGCGACCCGCGGCCCGCCTCGCTGGGCGCCGGTTGGACCCGCCGGAGGCGATCCTGGACCTCGTGGGTCTCGCCGATGCCGGCGCGCGGCGCGTCGGCGATCTGACCCCGGGGCAGCGTCAGCGGGCCGCACTGGCGCAGGGGCTCGCCGCCGGGCCTGGGCTGCTCCTCGTCGACGAGCCGACCAGCCAGCTCGACGGGGCCGGCCGGGACGAGGTGCTCGCGGCGCTGGCCACCATCAACTCCGAGCGGGGGACGACGGTGGTCGTGGTGACCCACGACGGTGACGTCGGTGCCCGGCTGGGCCGAGCGGTCACCATCCGCGACGGTCGGGTGGGCGCCGAGGGCCGGGACGGCCGGGACTTCGCCGTGGTGGCCGGGGACGGCACGATCCAGTTGCCGCCGGAGACGTTGGCGGCCTTCCCGGCGGGAACGCTCTTCACGGTCGACCACACCGAGGAGTCGATCACCCTGCGCGCCACAGCGAACCCGTCGTCGGCCGGCCGGCAGGAGATGGCCACGAGCAGCGATCAACCCGGCCACGTCGATTGA
- a CDS encoding ABC transporter ATP-binding protein yields the protein MLTIQGVSLGYGDAPAVLRDVSVTVRPGRVLALTGSSGAGKTTLLNAMAGLLRPRDGAVSVDGQQLRDRDHAVDHRIVLIPQDNGLAPILTAAENVQVALVAGGVAPPEARRQTAATLAQLGLAGQADQLVEELSGGQQQRTAIARGLALRGGVLLADEVTSELDAGNRQRVLDLLHDEARRGAAVVFATHDAEVAASCEAELHLAEGRAQVVRGGEVRGR from the coding sequence ATGCTGACCATCCAAGGGGTGTCTCTCGGGTACGGCGATGCGCCGGCCGTCCTCCGGGACGTCTCGGTGACGGTCCGCCCGGGTCGGGTGCTGGCGTTGACCGGCTCGTCGGGCGCGGGCAAGACCACCCTGCTCAACGCGATGGCGGGGCTGCTGCGGCCGCGCGACGGCGCGGTGAGCGTCGACGGGCAGCAACTGCGCGACCGTGACCACGCGGTGGACCACCGGATCGTCCTCATCCCGCAGGACAACGGGCTGGCCCCGATCCTGACCGCCGCCGAGAACGTGCAGGTGGCCCTCGTCGCCGGCGGCGTGGCACCGCCCGAGGCGCGCCGGCAGACCGCCGCGACGCTGGCCCAGCTGGGCCTCGCCGGGCAGGCCGACCAGTTGGTCGAGGAGCTGTCCGGCGGCCAGCAGCAGCGCACGGCCATCGCCCGCGGCCTGGCGCTGCGCGGCGGCGTGCTGCTGGCCGACGAGGTGACCAGCGAGCTGGACGCGGGCAACCGACAGCGGGTGCTGGATCTGCTGCACGACGAGGCCCGGCGGGGTGCGGCGGTCGTGTTCGCCACCCATGACGCGGAGGTGGCCGCCTCCTGCGAAGCGGAACTCCACCTCGCCGAGGGGCGGGCGCAGGTCGTGCGCGGTGGAGAAGTTCGCGGTAGGTAA
- a CDS encoding peptidoglycan DD-metalloendopeptidase family protein, producing the protein MTAVSAVPLANREPDGVRVAVVDETRTESEVTMRHGRRWAGGAAAALLMVTGLIGAAPSAAAAADGPALTAAVTAKLLSSVELSTAGAERDTRVTVSRSSGRWAFGTAVALAPRQEDAHPTGSIFIARADPAGWRVAFDGEAAFGELAAQSPLVTGPERSALSTAPTPMYAGGDYRTGMALPFAVGQTWTLTGGPHGWGGSAPYSSVDLAGGDQVVRAARAGAAYTMCQGWIRVIHDRGYSTDYYHLWNSISVNGASVGQGAFLGNTGTDVTCGGSATGRHVHFGLRQNSAYVPIAGHDIGKWVLANGAAAYQGGARHGSAWAGVGSGLYNYGALGLTQAVVDANGGGALTRRAGPGTGYGAVGSLADGVTVSVSCSANGTSHTGRYGTTALWDRLSDGSWVSDAYLWTGVNAPINGWC; encoded by the coding sequence GTGACGGCGGTGTCCGCCGTGCCGCTGGCCAACCGCGAACCCGACGGGGTGCGGGTCGCCGTGGTCGACGAAACCCGCACCGAGAGTGAGGTCACGATGAGACACGGTCGACGATGGGCCGGCGGCGCCGCCGCGGCCCTGCTGATGGTCACGGGCCTGATCGGGGCGGCGCCCAGCGCCGCCGCCGCGGCCGACGGCCCCGCGCTCACCGCCGCGGTGACCGCCAAACTGCTCAGCTCGGTCGAGCTGTCCACCGCTGGCGCGGAACGAGACACCCGGGTCACCGTCAGCCGCAGCAGCGGCCGGTGGGCGTTCGGCACCGCCGTCGCCCTCGCACCCCGACAGGAGGACGCCCACCCGACCGGCTCGATCTTCATCGCCCGGGCCGACCCGGCCGGGTGGCGGGTCGCCTTCGACGGTGAGGCCGCCTTCGGTGAACTGGCCGCCCAGTCGCCCCTGGTGACGGGTCCGGAGAGAAGCGCGCTCAGCACCGCTCCGACCCCGATGTACGCGGGCGGGGACTACCGGACCGGGATGGCGCTGCCGTTCGCGGTGGGCCAGACGTGGACGCTCACCGGCGGCCCGCACGGCTGGGGTGGCAGCGCGCCGTACAGCTCGGTCGACCTGGCCGGCGGCGACCAGGTGGTCCGCGCGGCCCGGGCCGGCGCGGCGTACACGATGTGTCAGGGGTGGATCCGGGTCATCCACGACCGGGGCTACTCGACCGACTACTACCACCTGTGGAACAGCATCTCCGTCAACGGCGCCAGCGTCGGTCAGGGCGCCTTCCTGGGCAACACCGGCACCGACGTCACCTGCGGCGGATCCGCCACCGGCCGCCACGTCCACTTCGGCCTGCGGCAGAACAGCGCCTACGTGCCGATCGCCGGCCACGACATCGGCAAGTGGGTGCTGGCCAACGGCGCCGCCGCCTACCAGGGTGGGGCGCGACACGGGTCGGCCTGGGCCGGGGTCGGCTCCGGCCTCTACAACTACGGCGCACTCGGCCTCACCCAGGCGGTGGTTGACGCGAACGGCGGTGGGGCACTGACCCGTCGAGCCGGGCCGGGGACCGGTTACGGGGCGGTCGGCTCGCTGGCTGACGGTGTCACCGTCTCCGTCTCCTGCTCCGCCAACGGCACCTCCCACACCGGGCGGTACGGCACCACGGCGCTCTGGGACCGGTTGAGCGACGGCAGTTGGGTGTCCGACGCCTACCTCTGGACCGGTGTGAACGCTCCGATCAACGGCTGGTGCTGA
- a CDS encoding carbohydrate ABC transporter permease → MTAPAVARARPRSRSGPLLGLLAWLLGLLFFAPVGWMVLTSLHSESDAARNPPAFTAPLTLDGYREFFGASSGASPWPPMLNSVTASVVSTLIVLALAIPAAYALAVKPVRKWTDVLFFFLSTKMLPVVAALLPIYLIAQTVGLLDNIWLLVILYTSMNLPIAVWMMRSFLAEVPVEILEAAALDGARLPAILRRVILPVTAPGIAATALICFIFSWNEMLFARVLTGVVAGTAPVFLTSFVTSQGLFLAQVCAAATVISLPVLAAGFAAQDKLVQGLSLGAVK, encoded by the coding sequence ATGACTGCCCCTGCTGTCGCCAGGGCGAGGCCGCGCAGCCGCAGCGGCCCGCTGCTCGGCCTGCTCGCCTGGCTGCTCGGCCTGCTGTTCTTCGCGCCGGTCGGCTGGATGGTGCTGACCTCGTTGCACAGCGAGTCGGACGCCGCCCGCAACCCGCCGGCCTTCACCGCGCCGCTGACCCTCGACGGATACCGCGAGTTCTTCGGCGCCTCCAGCGGCGCGAGCCCGTGGCCGCCGATGCTCAACTCGGTCACCGCCAGCGTCGTGTCGACCCTCATCGTGCTCGCGCTGGCCATCCCGGCGGCGTACGCGCTCGCCGTGAAACCGGTCCGCAAGTGGACGGACGTGCTGTTCTTCTTCCTGTCCACCAAGATGCTGCCGGTGGTCGCCGCGCTGCTGCCGATCTACCTGATCGCCCAGACCGTCGGTCTGCTGGACAACATCTGGTTGCTGGTCATCCTCTACACCTCGATGAACCTGCCGATCGCGGTCTGGATGATGCGGTCGTTCCTGGCGGAGGTGCCGGTCGAGATCCTGGAGGCCGCGGCGCTCGACGGCGCCCGGCTGCCGGCCATCCTGCGTCGGGTCATCCTGCCGGTCACCGCCCCCGGGATCGCCGCGACCGCCCTCATCTGCTTCATCTTCAGCTGGAACGAGATGCTGTTCGCCCGGGTGCTGACCGGCGTCGTGGCCGGCACCGCGCCGGTCTTCCTCACCAGCTTCGTCACCAGCCAGGGCCTCTTCCTCGCCCAGGTGTGTGCCGCCGCGACCGTCATCTCGCTGCCGGTGCTCGCGGCCGGGTTCGCCGCTCAGGACAAACTCGTGCAGGGACTGTCGTTGGGAGCCGTCAAGTGA
- a CDS encoding FtsX-like permease family protein, with product MLAVIGGALAARRAQALAVLLLAVLASAAAAAAVSYVAAAGQALARYELSTADPNELRLRLVAPTEYPGMPGDPAGSVFGAQVERLAPAGFEVVLGAQSGGVATGPAGTVTSNLIFRAGVCERVAVAGACPRSTSRGQLPEVMVSTHTAAHLGVATGGQFTFGAVPVRVAGVYRPLDATDPFWLGEEYLRPPAPGPASTSTVGSALDAIFTAESSPLADDNAILYRSTADLFVSRQLVVTGSVQDLRSTVATVTRDGSRQGFGAGTSLPSLLDRVTLQRGQLAAGVTLGAGLLVLLCWLVLFVAISSAADERRPEQGLLLLRGVQRRRRWALAVGEHAVPVLVAIPLGCLGGLAAAKLLATHTLPAQADVTLDATAVGYAAVGAVGALAAVLLAQARTMSAPVVDLLRRVPARVRGWRASVGDVVAVAVAVAAVVQLRLGGSPTGLALVAPVVGALAAGVLLARVAMIAGAAVGAALLARGRTTVGLALVQVARQPRFRPLMALLTVVVAMLAFTAATSEVASAAYADRATVEVGAPRVVEVKASSRSHLLASVRAADPTGRSAMAAVVTNAASEAGTPVLAVDSDRLATVAVPHASYGADLADIARTVRPDPPGAPLHLRGRLLTVVISTDLDAAAFAGNRVRLAVTVSNRNGSRVVVARDDIEPGRRDYVIQVPECVQECRLVNVEIVAPVVSRQLKVRFEELRSGDGDGETVLLTGAEFADLNRWRLTDPDDTFLDATSGPDAALVLGLVENRRVRPAGISVVDSPFPLPGWLTRSNGTPLGRPHQYEGVDGSPTQASVEGLADRLPRLGGSGLIVDLEYADRLAVAGQTGVEEVWLAPTAPADILDRLRAEGLVIKDDRTIAGVRQDFDRQGAALALRFNLFAALAGVLIGAAGLIAMAAAEQRNRVAMLVALRRQGLAPRAVRGGYGWPVVIATVSGGLATLAIWLLTRDGQRLFSDGRSPVPLPDWPDVGRLLLFTVPTVAFFAVTAAVLGRIVAASVRRRTGQ from the coding sequence ATGCTGGCCGTCATCGGGGGAGCACTTGCGGCCCGCCGGGCACAAGCCCTGGCGGTGCTCCTGCTCGCGGTGCTCGCCAGTGCCGCCGCCGCAGCCGCGGTGAGCTACGTGGCCGCTGCCGGGCAGGCCCTCGCCCGGTACGAGCTCTCCACAGCCGATCCGAACGAGCTCCGGCTGCGGCTCGTCGCCCCCACGGAGTACCCGGGGATGCCGGGCGACCCGGCCGGAAGCGTGTTCGGCGCTCAGGTCGAGCGACTCGCGCCGGCCGGGTTCGAGGTCGTCCTCGGTGCGCAGAGCGGTGGCGTCGCCACCGGCCCGGCCGGGACGGTCACCTCGAACCTGATCTTCCGAGCGGGGGTCTGCGAACGGGTCGCCGTGGCCGGCGCGTGCCCCCGGTCCACCTCGCGGGGCCAGCTCCCCGAGGTGATGGTCAGCACGCACACCGCAGCACATCTGGGTGTCGCCACCGGCGGCCAGTTCACCTTCGGCGCCGTTCCGGTACGGGTGGCCGGCGTCTACCGGCCGCTCGACGCGACCGACCCGTTCTGGCTGGGTGAGGAGTACCTACGGCCACCCGCACCCGGCCCGGCCTCCACGTCGACCGTGGGCAGCGCCCTCGACGCGATCTTCACGGCGGAGTCCTCGCCCCTGGCCGACGACAATGCCATCCTGTACCGATCGACGGCCGACCTCTTCGTCAGCAGACAACTGGTGGTCACGGGGTCGGTGCAGGACCTGCGGTCGACCGTCGCGACGGTGACGCGCGACGGGAGCCGGCAGGGCTTCGGTGCCGGCACCTCTCTGCCGAGCCTGCTTGATCGCGTCACCCTGCAGCGCGGGCAGTTGGCCGCCGGCGTGACACTGGGTGCCGGGCTGCTCGTCCTGCTCTGCTGGCTGGTGCTGTTCGTGGCGATCAGTTCGGCGGCCGACGAGCGCCGACCAGAACAGGGCCTGCTCCTGCTGCGCGGGGTGCAGCGCCGACGACGGTGGGCCCTGGCGGTCGGCGAGCACGCCGTACCCGTGTTGGTCGCGATCCCCCTGGGCTGCCTGGGCGGCCTGGCCGCTGCCAAACTGCTCGCCACGCACACCCTGCCCGCCCAGGCCGACGTCACATTGGACGCGACCGCGGTCGGCTACGCCGCCGTCGGTGCCGTTGGCGCGCTCGCCGCGGTGCTGCTGGCTCAGGCGCGGACCATGTCCGCACCGGTCGTCGACCTGCTGCGCCGGGTGCCGGCGCGGGTGCGGGGGTGGCGGGCAAGCGTCGGTGACGTCGTCGCGGTGGCCGTCGCCGTGGCCGCCGTGGTGCAGTTGCGCCTCGGCGGATCGCCCACCGGGCTGGCCCTGGTGGCACCGGTTGTGGGCGCGCTCGCCGCGGGCGTCCTGCTGGCGCGGGTCGCCATGATCGCCGGAGCGGCGGTAGGCGCTGCGCTGCTGGCGCGAGGCCGGACAACCGTCGGCCTCGCCCTCGTGCAGGTGGCGCGGCAACCACGCTTCCGGCCCCTGATGGCGCTGCTCACGGTCGTTGTCGCGATGCTCGCCTTCACCGCCGCGACGAGCGAGGTCGCGTCGGCCGCCTACGCGGATCGGGCAACCGTCGAGGTCGGGGCTCCCCGCGTGGTCGAGGTCAAGGCATCCTCGCGGTCGCACCTGTTGGCGTCCGTCCGGGCGGCCGACCCCACGGGTCGCTCCGCGATGGCCGCGGTCGTGACGAACGCGGCCTCCGAGGCCGGCACACCGGTACTCGCCGTCGACTCCGACCGGCTGGCGACGGTGGCCGTACCGCATGCCTCCTATGGCGCGGATCTGGCGGACATCGCGCGAACGGTCCGCCCGGACCCACCCGGAGCACCGCTACACCTGCGAGGGCGTCTGCTCACCGTGGTGATCTCCACCGACCTCGACGCGGCGGCCTTTGCCGGGAATCGGGTCCGCCTCGCGGTCACGGTCTCCAACAGGAACGGCAGCCGAGTGGTCGTCGCTCGCGATGACATCGAGCCCGGCCGCCGCGATTACGTCATACAGGTGCCCGAGTGCGTGCAGGAATGCCGCCTGGTCAATGTCGAGATCGTCGCTCCGGTGGTATCCCGGCAACTGAAGGTCCGGTTCGAGGAGTTGCGCAGCGGCGACGGCGACGGCGAGACGGTTCTGCTGACCGGTGCGGAGTTCGCCGACCTGAATCGGTGGCGGCTGACCGACCCGGATGACACCTTTCTCGACGCCACGAGCGGGCCGGACGCGGCGCTGGTCCTTGGCTTGGTGGAGAACCGGCGAGTGCGGCCGGCCGGCATCAGCGTGGTCGATTCGCCGTTCCCGCTGCCCGGTTGGCTGACCCGGTCGAACGGGACGCCCTTGGGCCGGCCTCATCAGTACGAGGGGGTCGACGGGTCGCCGACGCAGGCGTCGGTCGAGGGCCTGGCGGACCGGCTGCCCCGGCTCGGGGGATCCGGCCTGATCGTTGACCTGGAGTACGCCGACCGGCTCGCCGTCGCCGGCCAGACCGGCGTCGAGGAGGTCTGGCTGGCCCCGACGGCTCCTGCCGACATCCTCGACCGGCTTCGCGCGGAGGGTCTGGTCATCAAGGACGACCGGACGATCGCCGGCGTACGACAGGATTTCGACCGGCAGGGTGCGGCCTTGGCGTTGCGCTTCAACCTGTTCGCCGCGCTGGCCGGGGTCCTGATCGGGGCAGCCGGCCTCATCGCGATGGCAGCGGCCGAACAGCGCAACCGGGTCGCGATGCTGGTGGCGCTCCGGCGGCAGGGGCTGGCCCCACGCGCCGTCCGTGGCGGCTACGGCTGGCCGGTCGTCATCGCCACCGTGTCGGGTGGCCTCGCCACCCTGGCGATCTGGCTCCTCACTCGGGACGGGCAACGCCTGTTCAGTGACGGCCGATCGCCCGTCCCGCTGCCCGACTGGCCGGACGTCGGCCGGCTGCTGCTGTTCACGGTGCCCACGGTGGCGTTCTTCGCCGTCACCGCGGCGGTGCTCGGCCGGATCGTCGCCGCCTCGGTTCGCCGCCGGACCGGCCAATGA
- a CDS encoding carbohydrate ABC transporter permease, whose product MSAVDLRATTATGTATARGSSDGRRQWRRQQWIRRAPLLPALIFTIVVTQLPFVATLVISFLNWNSLYPDERRFTGLDNYAAVASDRVLRNSVVTTVLLTVLVVIISLLIGLGLALLLDRSFPGRGIVRTLMIAPFLVVPVAAALLWKHALYNPEYGLFNGMIAVVANWFGVTAPQPDWISNFPLPAVVASLVWQWTPFMMLILLAGLQSCPLDALEAARVDGAGAWQVFRYVTLPHLRRYLELGALLGSIYIVQNFDAVFTITSGGLGTANLPYTIYTTFYQAHDYGRASAAGVIVVIGSMIIATFALRVVLSMFREETKR is encoded by the coding sequence ATGAGCGCTGTTGACCTACGGGCCACGACCGCGACCGGGACCGCAACGGCCCGCGGCTCGTCCGACGGGCGGCGGCAGTGGCGGCGGCAGCAGTGGATCCGCCGGGCACCACTGTTGCCGGCCCTGATCTTCACGATCGTGGTGACCCAGTTGCCGTTCGTGGCGACGCTGGTCATCTCGTTCCTGAACTGGAACTCGCTCTATCCCGACGAGCGGCGGTTCACCGGTCTGGACAACTACGCGGCGGTCGCCTCAGACCGGGTGCTGCGCAATTCGGTGGTGACCACCGTCCTGCTCACCGTCCTGGTAGTGATCATCAGCCTGCTGATCGGGTTGGGGCTGGCGCTGCTGCTCGATCGTTCCTTCCCGGGGCGCGGCATCGTGCGGACCCTGATGATCGCCCCGTTCCTGGTGGTACCGGTCGCCGCTGCACTGCTGTGGAAACACGCCCTTTACAACCCCGAGTACGGCCTGTTCAACGGGATGATCGCCGTCGTCGCGAACTGGTTCGGGGTGACCGCCCCGCAACCGGACTGGATCTCGAACTTCCCGCTGCCGGCGGTGGTCGCCTCGCTGGTCTGGCAGTGGACGCCGTTCATGATGCTGATCCTGCTGGCCGGCCTGCAGAGCTGTCCGCTGGACGCCCTCGAGGCGGCCCGGGTCGACGGCGCCGGGGCCTGGCAGGTGTTCCGCTACGTGACCCTGCCCCACCTGCGCCGCTACCTCGAACTGGGTGCGCTGCTCGGCTCGATCTACATCGTGCAGAACTTCGACGCCGTCTTCACCATCACCTCGGGCGGTCTCGGTACCGCCAACCTGCCGTACACCATCTACACCACCTTCTACCAGGCACACGACTACGGCCGCGCCTCGGCGGCCGGCGTGATCGTGGTGATCGGCTCGATGATCATCGCCACCTTCGCGCTGCGGGTGGTGCTGTCCATGTTCCGGGAGGAGACGAAGCGATGA
- a CDS encoding zinc-dependent alcohol dehydrogenase family protein produces MRAAVITAPGKVEVTTVEDPTPGRREVVVRVAACGLCGTDLHILQGEFAPTLPVVPGHEFAGEVAAVGADVTELAVGDRVAVDPSLYCHECHYCRLGRSNLCERWAAIGVTVAGGAAEYAVAPVANCVRLPEHVRTEDAALIEPLSCAVRGYDVLRSQLGSHVLIYGSGTMGLMMLELAKRTGAASVDVVDINPERLTTARSLGVSRTAAGPDELDQPRGWDLVVDATGNVAAIQDGLTRVGKGGTFLQFGVADYAARAVIEPYRIYNQEITITGSMAVLHSFERAADLFAQGVLDPDVFISDRLSLERYPEALDRFAAGSGRKIQVRP; encoded by the coding sequence GTGAGAGCCGCTGTGATCACCGCGCCGGGCAAGGTCGAGGTCACCACCGTCGAGGATCCCACCCCGGGTCGCCGCGAGGTTGTCGTGCGCGTCGCCGCCTGTGGCCTCTGCGGGACGGACCTGCACATCCTGCAGGGCGAGTTCGCGCCCACCCTGCCGGTCGTGCCCGGGCACGAGTTCGCCGGCGAGGTGGCGGCGGTCGGCGCCGACGTCACCGAACTGGCGGTGGGCGACCGGGTCGCGGTCGACCCCTCCCTCTACTGCCACGAATGCCACTACTGCCGGCTCGGGCGGAGCAACCTCTGTGAGCGGTGGGCCGCGATCGGGGTGACCGTCGCCGGCGGCGCCGCCGAGTACGCCGTGGCGCCGGTCGCCAACTGCGTCCGGCTGCCCGAGCACGTCCGCACCGAGGACGCGGCCCTGATCGAGCCGCTGTCCTGCGCGGTGCGTGGCTACGACGTGCTGCGCTCCCAACTCGGCTCGCACGTGCTCATCTACGGGTCCGGCACGATGGGGCTGATGATGCTCGAACTCGCCAAGCGCACCGGTGCGGCCAGCGTGGACGTGGTGGACATCAACCCGGAGCGCCTCACCACCGCCCGTTCCCTCGGCGTCTCCCGTACCGCCGCCGGCCCGGACGAGCTCGACCAGCCGCGCGGCTGGGACCTCGTGGTCGACGCCACCGGTAACGTCGCCGCCATCCAGGACGGCCTCACCCGGGTCGGCAAGGGCGGCACGTTCCTCCAGTTCGGTGTCGCCGACTACGCCGCCCGCGCGGTCATCGAGCCGTACCGGATCTACAACCAGGAGATCACCATCACCGGGTCGATGGCCGTTCTGCACAGTTTCGAACGGGCCGCGGACCTGTTCGCGCAGGGCGTGCTCGACCCGGATGTGTTCATCAGCGACCGCCTGAGCCTGGAGCGCTACCCCGAGGCGCTGGACCGTTTCGCCGCCGGCTCCGGCCGTAAGATCCAGGTTCGCCCGTAG